ACTTGATCAACAAGGCCGATTGGGAGATGTACTGCATAAAGTCAGCATTCTCCAACAAGTTAGTTCAAGGAATGTAATCTCATTTACCTTAAGCGTGAAGCCGACTAAATTAGTCTCCCAGGCTGTTGGACACGAAGTCAGTTAGATTTCATAGCAAATTCACGTCACATGTTATAATGCAAAATATAGAAAAAACCTTTTGGACAATGATGAATATTAAGTTTAATACTCCTTACATTTCAGGAAAAGAGCTCTACTACATTGCGCAAGCTGTAATGGGAGGCTACTCTGCTGGGGACGGACCTTTTGGTAAGCGCTGCGAGGAGCGCTTAAATCAGCTAATGCATATTAAAAATAGCGTCCTGCTTACAACCTCATGCACTTCAGCAATGGAGATTGCCGCATTAGACCTTAATTTGTCCAGTCAAGACGAGTTTATTCTTCCATCTTATACTTTTGTATCGACAGCAAATGCCTTTTGCCTACGAGGCGCTAAACCCATTTTTGCTGATATAGATCCACTAACTTTAAATATCGATTTAGATCATGTAGATAGCTTAGTAACCTCTGCAACTAAGGCCCTAGTACCGGTACATTACGCAGGTATTAGTTGCAACATGGATCGATTAATGTCGATTGGTCAGCTAGCCAATATCCCAATTGTTGAAGATGCGGCACAAGCTATAGGATCTAGCTACAACGGACAGCCATTAGGCACCTTCGGTGACTACGCTGCTTTTAGTTTTCATGAAACCAAAAATATTATTTGTGGAGAAGGTGGAGCTCTAGTTTGTAAAAGCCAAAAACACAAAGAAGCTAGTGAGGTCATTCGTGAAAAAGGTACAAATAGAGCTCAATTCTTTAGAGGACAAGTAGACAAATACACCTGGACTTCTATCGGATCGTCATACGTACTATCCGACCTCTCAGCTGCTTTTTTGTTTGCCCAATTGGAAAATTTTGAAGAAATACAACAACGCAGAATGGCTGTTTATAATTACTATGCTGAGCATTTAGCAATACTCGAAGAAAAAGGCCTAGCAAAACTACCTCATATTCCCGATTACAATTGCCATAATGGGCATATTTTTTACTTGTTGTTAGAAGACTTAGACACTCGACAGCGGCTGATTAGCTTTCTAAAAGATAAAGGTATCATGTCGGTGTTTCACTATGTGCCACTCCACTCATCACCGATGGGAGAGTCTTTCGGCTACAAAAAAGGCATGCTACCAATTACAGAAAAAGTGAGTGATACCCTATTGAGATTACCGCTATGCTCTGCTTATGATGAAGAGGTTGCCCAACTAGTATCAGGTAGTATTTTAGAGTTCTTTGGAATTAATAAAAGCGCCTAAGACGTATTTTTCTTGTTTGAAAATGTCGAATCATTTTCAAACATGTCTACTAATTTGAGTAAATTAGTACTTCTCTGTTTTATCCGTTTTGCAGGAGTTCCAACGTAAACTCCCCATGGAGCTGTTGACTTAGTAACTAATGAAGAAGCTCCTACCGAGCACCCTTCAGCTAAGTCAACTCCTGGCAGGATTACGCTATTCGCACCTACAACAACATGCTTTGACAAAGTCACTTTGGCGAACAATTCATTTTTGTATTTTTTAGGTATCAGGGAGTTAACCATAGTTTCACCACTATAGTCATCAGACTGAGCAAAAACCTTCACTCCGTAAGCTAAAGTACAATAATCAGCAAGGCTTACCCCTACGCTTCCTCCTGCTACAAGGCACATTGGGGTGATATGACAATTCTTACCTATATAAACGACACCAGAAATAAGACAAAAGTCATCAATTCGACTGTTGTCACCTATCTCGATAAGATGAGGATCGTAAATAGCAGCTTTATCACTGACTTTTACATTTTCACCTAAAGCCTTAAATTGCATCTCAGACAACTGGAGCTCACTCAAATACGCCATTGCACCTCCTCTAGCACGTAATTAGCACCTAAAAAGTGCATTAACTCAAAAGGAAAAAGCCTAACGCCAATCCAAAATAACTTTGCCACTTTGTCCTGAGCGCATCGCATCAAAACCTTGCTGAAAATCGTCAACACTATAATGATGGGTAATAATTGGGCTTAAATCGAGGCCAGATTGTACCAAAGATGCCATTTTATACCATGTTTCAAACATTTCTCTGCCATAGATGCCTTTAATCACCAAGCCTTTAAAAATAACTTGGCTCCAATCAATGCCCATATCGCTAGGGGGAATACCCAACATTGCAACCTTACCACCATGGTTCATCAGCTCTAACATAGAGCTAAAAGCGCTGGGCACACCCGACATTTCTAGGCCTACATCAAAGCCTTCAGTCATGTTGAGTTCGCTCATGGTATCTTTCAACGATTGCTTGGCAACATTAACTACCCGAGTTGCTCCCATTTTTTGGGCTAGGTCCAAGCGGTAGTCATTTACATCCGTTACCACCACATGGCGCGCACCAACGTGCTTACAAATAGCCGCAGCCATTACACCAATAGGGCCGGCACCGGTAATCAATACATCCTCACCCACTAAATCAAACGACAAGGCACTGTGAACTGCGTTACCAAAAGGGTCGAAAATAGCAGCTAAGTCGTCACTAATCTCGTCGGGTAGTTTAAAAGCGTTAACTGCAGGAATAACCAAGTATTTTGAAAAACAACCAGTACGATTTACGCCAACTCCAACGGTATTGCGGCACAAATGAGTACGCCCGCCCCGACAGTTTCGGCAATGGCCACAGGTAATGTGCCCTTCACCAGAGACTCTATCACCCACCGAAAAGCCACGTACTTCTTGGCCAATATCTACAACTTCTCCCGCATATTCATGACCAATGACCATGGGGACTGGAATAGTCTTTTGTGACCACTCATCCCAGTTATAGATGTGTACGTCGGTACCACAAATAGCGGTTTTGTTTATTTTAATCAGAAGGTCGTTGTGACCGAGCTCAGGCATCTCAACCTGGGTCATCCAAATTCCAGGCTCTGTTTTTAGCTTTGCTAAGGCTTTAATGCTCATTCAATCACCCCCAACTCTTTACCTACTTCTGTGAAGGCTGAAACAGCATGTTCTAGTTGCTCGCTTGTATGCGCTGCTGAAATTTGCGTACGGATCCTTGCTTGGCCTTTAGGTACCACAGGGAAAGAAAAACCAATCACGTAAATACCGCGCTCGAGTAATTTGTCGGCAAAGGTGCTTGCCAGTTTAGCGTCACCTAACATCACAGGAATGATGGCATGGTCTGCGCCCGCTAAGATAAAGCCCGCTTGGCTCATCTCGTTTCTGAAGTATTCGACGTTATCCCACAGCTGTTTACGCAGAGCATCTCCTTCAGCGAGTAATTCCAATACTTTAAGAGACGCACTAACAATGGCCGGCGCCAGCGAGTTAGAAAAGAGGTAAGGACGCGAACGTTGACGCAACCAATCAATCACTTCTTTTTTGGCTGAAGTAAAACCACCAGAAGCACCGCCCATGGCTTTACCTAAGGTGCCGGTAATAATGTCTACTCGCTGCATAACTTGATGATACTCGTGAGTGCCGCGTCCATGCTCACCTACAAAGCCAACGGCGTGAGAATCGTCAACCATCACCATGGCATCATACTTATCAGCTAAATCACAAATTCCTGGCAAGTTGGCTATCACGCCGTCCATCGAGAACACGCCATCGGTGGCAATCAGCTTAAAACGCACTCCCGCTTCATCGGCGGCTTTTAAGCATTGCTCCAGCTCTGCTAAGTCGTTATTGGCATAACGAAAACGCTTTGCTTTGCACAAACGAACACCATCAATAATCGAAGCATGGTTTAGTGCATCAGAGATAATCGCATCCTCTGGACCCAATAAGGTTTCAAAAAGCCCAGCGTTGGCATCAAAGCAAGAAGAATACAAAATCGTATCTTCCATACCCAGAAACTCACTCAAGCCTTGCTCTAAACGTTTGTGAATATCTTGAGTACCACAAATAAAACGCACCGAAGCAGCACCAAAGCCGTGGCTATCTAAACCCGATTTGGCTGCCTCAATAAGAGCAGGGGAATTGGCTAAACCCAAGTAATTGTTAGCACAAAAGTTAACAACTTGGCCTTGTTCTACAGCGATAGCGGCTTGCTGTTGCGAGTTGATTACTCGCTCATGCTTATATAAACCGTCATCTTTTACTTGTTGTAAGAGCTGAGAAATGTGTGCTGAGAAAGCGGCTGTCATGGCAAACCCTATTTAAATCCAGAATAATAGCTGAATTATAGTGTTTTATTTGGCAAATACAGCCTTAAATCTAAATTAAAAACTATTCACTGCGTTCAGCACATTTTACGTAATGTTGATGCAAATCTTGATAGATGTTTTGAGACTCATCAGTAAAGTATGGGCGCAAGGTAAACAAGATTTTAAGCACCCCTTGATACAACCGAGGTTTGGTGATTTCGCCACCTTTTAGTTGAGCACTTTGGTAGCCAATCCAAGCACCAATAATAAACTTAACGCTGTCGGCTAACTCAGCCATTGTTGCATCGTCACCACTTAGAAAGCGACTCTCGCGCAACTGAAAGAGAATATCACGGCTCCAATTAGCGAGTTCTAACTGCAAGGCTTGGTATTTCTGTTCTAGTTCAGGATCTCGCGCCAACAGATCTAACAAGTTGGCGTACATAAAACGAAAACGCCACATTAGCTCAAAGCTAGCATCCAAGTACTGCGTCAAGTGTTCTAGGCTTAACCGTTGATCAGCATGAGGACGAAAGCTGCTTTCTAACTGAGCCACGTATAAATCGAAAATGCTGCGGATAATTTCTTGTTTGTTACTAAAATGGTAGTAAAGATTCCCAGGGCTAATGCCCAGCTCGGCGGCGATATGATTGGTAGTGATTTGTCTTTCGCCGCGCTCGTTGAAGAGTTTGAGAGAAGTATGAATTATTTTGTCTTTAGTTTTCATTTGGCTAAAAAGTTCTCAATGATATTACGTTGATACCTGCAAACGCTGCCAAAATCCAGTTTTTATTGGCTAGATTCAACTGGAGGCACAATTGCTATTCCCCTCGCCACAGCATAAAATCCTTAGATTAACGGCAATTTTTGGAATGGCAGTATTATGATTATCGTAACAGGTGGCGCAGGCTTTATTGGCGCAAACATTGTAAAAAGTCTCAATGAACAAGGCCATAATGACATCATTGTGGTTGACGACCTCAAAGACGGCACCAAATTCGTCAATTTAGTTGACCTAGAAATCGCTGACTACCTCGATAAAGACGACTTCATAGCCCGTATTGTTTCTGGCGAAGATATTGGCGCTGAATACGGCCAAAAAATTGAAGCCATTTTCCATGAGGGCGCTTGCTCTGCCACCACTGAGTGGGACGGCAAGTACATGATGGAAAACAACTACGAGTACTCAAAAGAGCTATTGCATTACTGCTTAGACCGTCGCATTCCGTTCTTATATGCCTCGTCTGCTGCCACTTATGGTGACACAGAGATCTTCAAAGAAGAAAAGCAATACGAAGGCCCACTTAATGTATATGGTTATTCAAAACTGCAGTTTGATAATTACGTGCGCCGTTTGTTACCCGAAATTGACTCTCAAGTAGTTGGCTTTCGTTACTTCAACGTATATGGCCCTCGCGAGCAACACAAAGGCAGCATGGCCAGTGTGGCTTTCCACCTAAATAACCAAGTAAATGATGGGCAAAACCCTAAATTATTTGAAGGTTATGACGGCTATGGCAACGGCGGACAAAGCCGAGACTTTGTTTACGTTGGCGACGTGGTAAAAGTAAACCTATGGTTTTGGAAAAACCCGAACCAAAGCGGTATTTTCAACCTAGGTACAGGCCAAGCAGAACCTTTCCGTGCGGTGGCTGAAGCGGTAATCAACTATCACCAAAAAGGTGAAATTGAGTACATTCCATTCCCTGATCACCTAAAAGGTCGTTATCAAAGCTTTACCCAAGCAAATATCGACAAGCTACGCGCTGCCGGTTACGCAGAACCATTTAAAGATGTTGCTCAAGGGGTCGCTGAATACATGGCCTGGCTAAACAAGTAACAAAAAAATACTCAAGGGGCGACAAGCCCCTTTTTAACATAGGTTATGAATGAAGATTCTGGTGGTAGGCCCATCTTGGGTAGGCGACATGGTAATGTCGCAAAGCTTGTACAAAACCCTTAAACAACTGCACCCAAAAGCGCAATTGGATGTACTAGCGCCAGACTGGTGCCGCCCCATGCTAGAGCGGATGCCCGAAGTAGACAATGCACTGCGCATGCCCCTAGGCCACGGTGATTTGCAGCTGACAACACGTTGGAAGTTAGCCCGTGAGCTCAAACAAAACGGCTATGATTGGGCTATTACCCAGCCCAACTCCTTAAAATCAGCATTAATTCCTTGGTTTGCAGGCATTAAGCAACGTACTGGTTGGAAGGGGGAGAGCCGCTACGGCCTGCTTAACGATTTGCGCAGCAACAAACACGATTTCCCCTTAATGGTGGAGCGTTACGTTTCCTTGGCTCATCCTAAAGCGTCGATGCAATCAGCAACTGATCTACCCACTTATCTGCACCCTCAGCTACAAGCCAACCAAGCGAATCAACAAGAGGCTTTAACTCAGCTTGCATTAAACACAGAGCAGCCAATATTGGCCTTATGCCCTGGCGCAGAATTTGGCCCAGCAAAGCGCTGGCCAGAGCAACACTACGCACAAGTGGCAGCCCACTGGATTAATGAACGCAAAGGTCAAGTATGGATTTTTGGCTCAGATAAAGATCAAGCCGTGGGAGCGCAAATCATTAGCCACGTACCCCAAGAGTTGCAACCATACTGCCACAACCTTGCAGGAAAAACTAAGTTAGCTGAAGCCATCGATTTAATGGCGCTAGCTACTTTGGCGGTAAGTAATGACTCAGGTTTAATGCACATCGCGGCAGCGCTAGAGTTACCATTGATCGCTATTTATGGTTCGTCTTCACCAAAATACACACCACCACTAACCGAAAATGCCGCTATCTTGCATACTGATATCGATTGTCGCCCATGTTTTAAAAAGACTTGTCAGTTCGGCCACTTAAAATGCTTAACTGAACTAGCACCAGAGCGCGCAATTTCGTCTATTGCTGATTTATTGACTTAACTACACTTACTTTATTTAACGTTGTCGAGACTCCCTATGAGCACAAAGCCTCCGGTTATATCAATAGTTTGTCCCTGCTTTAACGAGCAAGATACAGTGGGTTTATTCATCGATACCATGCTGCCAGAACTTGAAAAAACCGAGCTTAGTTTCGAAATTGTTTTTGTAAATGACGGCAGTCGCGATAACACCTTAGCCGCACTCAAAAATTTGCAAAAACAACACGCTGGAATAAGAGTCATTAATCTCGCGCGCAATTTTGGTAAGGAAGCGGCACTTACCGCAGGGATAGATTTATCTAAAGGCCAAGTGATTGTTCCCATTGATGTTGATCTACAAGATCCACCTGAGCTTATTCATGACTTCATTCGGGAGTGGAGCAATGGTTACGATGTTGTTGTAGCTAAACGTGTTGATAGAACCAGTGACAGTTTCGCCAAAAAGCTCAGTGCTGAATTGTTCTACAAATTTCACAATAAAATATCTCATGTGAAAATTCCGGAAAATGTCGGTGATTACCGGCTAATGACTCGTAGAGTTGTGTCTGCCATTCAACAAATGCCCGAAAACCAACGTTTTATGAAGGGTATGTTTTCATGGGTTGGTTTTAAAACGAAAACTGTAGAATACAAGCGAGACCCTCGAGTCGCAGGTGAAACCAGTTTTAATGGCTGGAAGCTGTGGA
The Agarivorans aestuarii DNA segment above includes these coding regions:
- the rffA gene encoding dTDP-4-amino-4,6-dideoxygalactose transaminase, whose amino-acid sequence is MQNIEKTFWTMMNIKFNTPYISGKELYYIAQAVMGGYSAGDGPFGKRCEERLNQLMHIKNSVLLTTSCTSAMEIAALDLNLSSQDEFILPSYTFVSTANAFCLRGAKPIFADIDPLTLNIDLDHVDSLVTSATKALVPVHYAGISCNMDRLMSIGQLANIPIVEDAAQAIGSSYNGQPLGTFGDYAAFSFHETKNIICGEGGALVCKSQKHKEASEVIREKGTNRAQFFRGQVDKYTWTSIGSSYVLSDLSAAFLFAQLENFEEIQQRRMAVYNYYAEHLAILEEKGLAKLPHIPDYNCHNGHIFYLLLEDLDTRQRLISFLKDKGIMSVFHYVPLHSSPMGESFGYKKGMLPITEKVSDTLLRLPLCSAYDEEVAQLVSGSILEFFGINKSA
- a CDS encoding acyltransferase, which gives rise to MAYLSELQLSEMQFKALGENVKVSDKAAIYDPHLIEIGDNSRIDDFCLISGVVYIGKNCHITPMCLVAGGSVGVSLADYCTLAYGVKVFAQSDDYSGETMVNSLIPKKYKNELFAKVTLSKHVVVGANSVILPGVDLAEGCSVGASSLVTKSTAPWGVYVGTPAKRIKQRSTNLLKLVDMFENDSTFSNKKNTS
- the tdh gene encoding L-threonine 3-dehydrogenase produces the protein MKALAKLKTEPGIWMTQVEMPELGHNDLLIKINKTAICGTDVHIYNWDEWSQKTIPVPMVIGHEYAGEVVDIGQEVRGFSVGDRVSGEGHITCGHCRNCRGGRTHLCRNTVGVGVNRTGCFSKYLVIPAVNAFKLPDEISDDLAAIFDPFGNAVHSALSFDLVGEDVLITGAGPIGVMAAAICKHVGARHVVVTDVNDYRLDLAQKMGATRVVNVAKQSLKDTMSELNMTEGFDVGLEMSGVPSAFSSMLELMNHGGKVAMLGIPPSDMGIDWSQVIFKGLVIKGIYGREMFETWYKMASLVQSGLDLSPIITHHYSVDDFQQGFDAMRSGQSGKVILDWR
- a CDS encoding glycine C-acetyltransferase, which encodes MTAAFSAHISQLLQQVKDDGLYKHERVINSQQQAAIAVEQGQVVNFCANNYLGLANSPALIEAAKSGLDSHGFGAASVRFICGTQDIHKRLEQGLSEFLGMEDTILYSSCFDANAGLFETLLGPEDAIISDALNHASIIDGVRLCKAKRFRYANNDLAELEQCLKAADEAGVRFKLIATDGVFSMDGVIANLPGICDLADKYDAMVMVDDSHAVGFVGEHGRGTHEYHQVMQRVDIITGTLGKAMGGASGGFTSAKKEVIDWLRQRSRPYLFSNSLAPAIVSASLKVLELLAEGDALRKQLWDNVEYFRNEMSQAGFILAGADHAIIPVMLGDAKLASTFADKLLERGIYVIGFSFPVVPKGQARIRTQISAAHTSEQLEHAVSAFTEVGKELGVIE
- a CDS encoding TetR/AcrR family transcriptional regulator, with the protein product MKTKDKIIHTSLKLFNERGERQITTNHIAAELGISPGNLYYHFSNKQEIIRSIFDLYVAQLESSFRPHADQRLSLEHLTQYLDASFELMWRFRFMYANLLDLLARDPELEQKYQALQLELANWSRDILFQLRESRFLSGDDATMAELADSVKFIIGAWIGYQSAQLKGGEITKPRLYQGVLKILFTLRPYFTDESQNIYQDLHQHYVKCAERSE
- the rfaD gene encoding ADP-glyceromanno-heptose 6-epimerase, which codes for MIIVTGGAGFIGANIVKSLNEQGHNDIIVVDDLKDGTKFVNLVDLEIADYLDKDDFIARIVSGEDIGAEYGQKIEAIFHEGACSATTEWDGKYMMENNYEYSKELLHYCLDRRIPFLYASSAATYGDTEIFKEEKQYEGPLNVYGYSKLQFDNYVRRLLPEIDSQVVGFRYFNVYGPREQHKGSMASVAFHLNNQVNDGQNPKLFEGYDGYGNGGQSRDFVYVGDVVKVNLWFWKNPNQSGIFNLGTGQAEPFRAVAEAVINYHQKGEIEYIPFPDHLKGRYQSFTQANIDKLRAAGYAEPFKDVAQGVAEYMAWLNK
- the waaF gene encoding lipopolysaccharide heptosyltransferase II; amino-acid sequence: MKILVVGPSWVGDMVMSQSLYKTLKQLHPKAQLDVLAPDWCRPMLERMPEVDNALRMPLGHGDLQLTTRWKLARELKQNGYDWAITQPNSLKSALIPWFAGIKQRTGWKGESRYGLLNDLRSNKHDFPLMVERYVSLAHPKASMQSATDLPTYLHPQLQANQANQQEALTQLALNTEQPILALCPGAEFGPAKRWPEQHYAQVAAHWINERKGQVWIFGSDKDQAVGAQIISHVPQELQPYCHNLAGKTKLAEAIDLMALATLAVSNDSGLMHIAAALELPLIAIYGSSSPKYTPPLTENAAILHTDIDCRPCFKKTCQFGHLKCLTELAPERAISSIADLLT
- a CDS encoding glycosyltransferase family 2 protein; its protein translation is MSTKPPVISIVCPCFNEQDTVGLFIDTMLPELEKTELSFEIVFVNDGSRDNTLAALKNLQKQHAGIRVINLARNFGKEAALTAGIDLSKGQVIVPIDVDLQDPPELIHDFIREWSNGYDVVVAKRVDRTSDSFAKKLSAELFYKFHNKISHVKIPENVGDYRLMTRRVVSAIQQMPENQRFMKGMFSWVGFKTKTVEYKRDPRVAGETSFNGWKLWNFALEGITSFSTAPLRIWLYIGLAISTLAFVYGSAIVIKTLMFGIDAPGYASLITIMLFLGGVQLIGLGVLGEYIGRLFMESKRRPIYIIEDDN